In Acidaminococcus timonensis, one DNA window encodes the following:
- a CDS encoding YSC84-related protein → MKKAKTMAATLLATLTLSVASLGAVPAVVQAASGTQPAAAATVTKEDRERAELRTKTYRALLDLYKRNPKSRKAIQNAFGYAVFVDTSYSAGILGGGHGRGRAINQHSGREVFMKMGEMKLGLGLGVRQSNIIFVFGNEDAFNSFITRGWTFGGQAVAAAEDGVHGDSLEGSFQVAPGMWMYQVTTKGLAAELSVKGTRFYVDKDLNVNTVVNR, encoded by the coding sequence ATGAAAAAAGCAAAAACGATGGCAGCGACGCTGCTGGCGACACTCACCTTGAGCGTTGCGTCTTTGGGGGCGGTACCGGCGGTGGTGCAGGCGGCTTCCGGGACGCAGCCGGCAGCGGCGGCCACGGTGACCAAAGAGGACAGGGAACGGGCGGAACTGCGGACCAAGACCTACCGGGCCCTGCTGGATCTGTACAAACGGAATCCCAAATCCCGTAAGGCCATCCAGAATGCGTTTGGGTATGCAGTGTTCGTGGATACCAGCTACAGCGCCGGCATCCTGGGCGGGGGCCACGGAAGGGGCCGGGCCATCAACCAGCACAGCGGCCGGGAAGTGTTCATGAAGATGGGAGAAATGAAACTGGGCCTGGGACTGGGCGTACGCCAGTCCAACATCATCTTCGTATTCGGGAACGAAGATGCCTTCAATTCTTTCATCACCAGGGGCTGGACCTTCGGCGGTCAGGCCGTGGCTGCGGCGGAAGACGGGGTCCATGGGGATTCCCTGGAGGGATCTTTCCAGGTGGCACCGGGCATGTGGATGTACCAGGTGACCACCAAAGGCCTGGCGGCAGAATTGTCCGTGAAAGGTACCCGGTTCTACGTGGATAAGGACCTGAACGTGAACACGGTGGTCAACCGGTGA
- a CDS encoding biotin transporter BioY translates to MSEMRENLHPSAAAVTGQREQVRVMTASAVCVALLAVSAYISFPLPFTPAMVTALTIMVNLVAFVMKPKQAGIILGIYLLLGAVGVPVFVGGTSGLIKLIGPTGGFNLGFLVAAIAMSAVRGNSRSFKKLVAIGICVGMPIIYIGGCISMYAVAKVGVWKTLVMAVFPFLIGDTLKVVLAAFLANRLQRYGF, encoded by the coding sequence ATGAGCGAAATGAGAGAGAATTTGCATCCATCTGCGGCCGCAGTGACCGGCCAGCGGGAACAGGTACGGGTGATGACGGCCAGTGCGGTCTGTGTCGCGCTGCTGGCCGTCTCGGCGTACATTTCTTTTCCGCTGCCTTTTACACCGGCCATGGTGACGGCACTGACCATCATGGTGAACTTGGTGGCCTTTGTCATGAAACCAAAACAGGCAGGGATCATCCTGGGCATCTACCTGCTGCTGGGGGCTGTGGGGGTGCCGGTGTTCGTGGGCGGTACGTCCGGGCTGATCAAATTGATCGGGCCTACCGGGGGCTTTAACCTGGGCTTTCTGGTGGCGGCCATCGCCATGAGCGCTGTGCGGGGCAACAGCCGTTCCTTCAAGAAACTGGTGGCCATCGGCATCTGCGTGGGCATGCCCATCATCTACATCGGCGGCTGCATCAGCATGTACGCGGTGGCCAAAGTGGGCGTGTGGAAGACTCTGGTCATGGCCGTGTTCCCCTTCCTGATCGGGGATACCCTGAAGGTGGTACTGGCTGCGTTCCTGGCCAACCGGCTGCAGCGGTACGGGTTCTGA
- a CDS encoding thiolase family protein, with translation MEGRDVYLVAGLRSHLGLQNGIFKEVPPEKLGAALLRQLCVQVPVAREAQLVIGGNAVGSGGNLTRLMALEAGFPVSTPALTVDMQCASALAALSLGYGQIRGGLLDVVLAGGVESSSMQPRRVYQPWDARYTPEGYMTAQFSPDTDSPRTMLEGAERTAQVYRVPREELDRWAVRSHQKAAEARQSGALAPYVVSLFGSTRDESLRPRMNEKLAKRMPTLFRKDEVEALLTPEERQKTESCTPTLTAANACLTQDGAAFLLLCSGRQLEKWSREGRTVEPLARIVHVTMAGVEPRFSPLGALAVGDKALEEAGLTVSDVDDFEYNEAFAVISALFARRHPDCVDRYLPLGGALAYGHPYGCSGAVLVIHALAALKQQGGRRALCAIAGAGGTGAAVILETGGGTDGLCTVGGALGCGAAGETFFH, from the coding sequence ATGGAGGGCCGTGACGTCTATCTGGTGGCCGGGCTGCGCAGCCACCTGGGATTACAGAATGGCATATTTAAGGAAGTTCCGCCGGAGAAGCTGGGCGCTGCCCTTCTCCGGCAGCTTTGCGTCCAGGTGCCGGTGGCCAGGGAGGCTCAGCTGGTCATTGGAGGCAACGCCGTGGGCAGTGGCGGCAACCTGACCCGGCTCATGGCCCTGGAGGCCGGGTTTCCGGTAAGTACCCCGGCCCTGACCGTGGATATGCAGTGCGCCTCGGCTCTGGCAGCGCTTTCCCTGGGGTACGGCCAGATCCGCGGCGGGCTGCTGGACGTGGTGCTGGCGGGGGGCGTGGAATCGTCCTCTATGCAGCCCCGGCGGGTGTACCAGCCCTGGGACGCGCGGTATACACCGGAAGGCTATATGACGGCCCAGTTCTCGCCCGATACGGACAGCCCCCGGACCATGCTGGAGGGAGCGGAGCGGACGGCTCAGGTGTACCGGGTGCCCCGGGAGGAGCTGGACCGGTGGGCGGTGCGCAGCCATCAGAAGGCGGCGGAGGCCCGGCAGAGCGGAGCCCTGGCGCCCTATGTGGTGAGCCTGTTCGGAAGTACCCGGGACGAGAGCCTGCGGCCCCGGATGAATGAAAAGCTGGCCAAACGGATGCCCACCCTGTTCCGGAAGGATGAAGTGGAAGCCCTGCTGACGCCGGAAGAACGGCAGAAGACGGAGAGTTGCACACCCACCCTGACGGCAGCCAATGCCTGCCTGACCCAGGATGGGGCGGCCTTTCTGCTTTTGTGTTCCGGCCGGCAGCTGGAAAAGTGGTCCCGGGAAGGACGGACCGTGGAACCGCTGGCCCGTATCGTCCATGTGACCATGGCAGGGGTGGAGCCCCGGTTCAGCCCCCTGGGAGCCCTGGCCGTAGGGGACAAGGCCCTGGAGGAAGCGGGGCTGACCGTCAGTGATGTGGATGATTTCGAATACAATGAAGCTTTTGCCGTGATTTCTGCCCTGTTTGCCCGGCGGCATCCGGACTGTGTGGACCGGTACCTGCCCCTGGGCGGGGCCCTGGCCTATGGTCATCCTTACGGGTGCAGCGGTGCCGTGCTAGTGATCCATGCCCTGGCGGCCCTGAAACAACAGGGCGGAAGGCGCGCTCTGTGCGCCATTGCCGGTGCCGGAGGGACAGGAGCCGCGGTGATCCTGGAGACAGGGGGAGGAACAGATGGATTATGCACAGTGGGTGGAGCATTGGGCTGCGGTGCAGCCGGCGAAACCTTTTTTCATTGA
- the tsaA gene encoding tRNA (N6-threonylcarbamoyladenosine(37)-N6)-methyltransferase TrmO — MDNPNQSENGQLILEPVAWYRGDLPDKFGLPRQSGLVPQLQGHVEMAAGFRRPEMLRGLEGFSHVWLVWGFSRNHTWSPTVRPPRLGGNTRLGVFATRSPFRPNPLGLSLVELDHIEWEGPQGPTLWVKGADLMDGTPIYDIKPYVPYADARPEARSGFAQGADRTLEVQMPAGEGEKLPEEKREALIGILSQDPRPHYQKDPKRVYGLTFDHWNVKFQVEDDTVYVVAIELL; from the coding sequence ATGGACAATCCCAATCAGTCAGAAAACGGGCAGCTGATCCTGGAACCGGTGGCCTGGTACCGGGGCGACCTGCCGGACAAGTTCGGTCTGCCCCGGCAGAGCGGTCTGGTTCCCCAGTTGCAGGGCCATGTGGAAATGGCAGCAGGCTTCCGCCGTCCGGAAATGCTGCGGGGGCTGGAAGGCTTTTCCCATGTGTGGCTGGTCTGGGGCTTTTCCCGGAACCACACCTGGTCCCCTACGGTACGACCGCCCCGGCTGGGAGGAAATACCCGGCTGGGGGTGTTTGCCACCCGGTCGCCTTTTCGGCCCAACCCTCTGGGCCTGTCCCTGGTGGAGCTGGACCATATTGAATGGGAGGGACCCCAGGGACCCACCCTGTGGGTGAAGGGGGCGGATCTGATGGATGGGACCCCCATCTATGACATCAAACCCTATGTGCCCTATGCAGATGCCCGGCCGGAGGCCCGGAGCGGTTTTGCCCAGGGAGCGGACCGGACCCTGGAGGTGCAGATGCCTGCCGGGGAAGGGGAGAAACTGCCGGAGGAGAAAAGGGAGGCGCTGATCGGCATTTTGAGCCAGGATCCCCGTCCCCATTACCAGAAGGATCCCAAACGGGTCTACGGCCTGACCTTTGACCACTGGAACGTGAAATTCCAGGTGGAAGATGATACTGTCTACGTGGTCGCTATCGAGCTTTTATAA
- a CDS encoding NAD(P)/FAD-dependent oxidoreductase has product MDQTDVVIVGAGVVGLAVAVEMSRRYPDREILLVEKYGRFGQETSSRNSEVIHGGMYYPTGSLKAKMCVEGNRMLYQFCAAHRVPHKKLGKIIITRNSDEEAAVRKIYEQGQANGVPGLRWLDGAEVHQLEPAIEATGGLFSETTGIIDSHQLMARLEGMAEAQGVLQCYAHEVLQVKKSAHGYAVHYRNPEGEGDLETKVLFNCAGLYSDAIPEQLGIDIDAAGYRIYPCKGEYFSLAPGKARLIQHLVYPPPAQNLKGLGIHMTKSLDGMGKMGPSAEYVDSRTDYNVDPSHLEQFYQAAHSYLPFVEREDLNPDMAGIRPKTMKPGGKWTDFVITNEARRGLPNLIDLVGIESPGLTASLAIASYAVDQVKD; this is encoded by the coding sequence ATGGATCAAACGGATGTTGTCATTGTCGGGGCTGGCGTGGTGGGGCTGGCCGTAGCCGTGGAAATGAGCCGCCGCTACCCGGATCGGGAAATCCTGCTGGTGGAGAAATATGGCCGGTTCGGCCAGGAAACTTCCAGCCGGAACAGCGAAGTCATCCACGGGGGCATGTACTATCCCACCGGTTCCCTGAAGGCGAAAATGTGTGTGGAGGGCAATCGGATGCTGTACCAGTTCTGTGCAGCCCACCGGGTGCCCCACAAGAAGCTGGGAAAGATCATCATTACCCGCAACAGCGATGAGGAAGCAGCGGTGAGGAAAATCTATGAACAGGGCCAGGCCAACGGGGTGCCGGGCCTGCGCTGGCTGGATGGAGCAGAAGTCCATCAGCTGGAACCGGCCATCGAAGCCACCGGCGGCCTGTTTTCGGAAACCACCGGCATCATCGATTCCCACCAGCTCATGGCCCGGCTGGAAGGTATGGCGGAAGCCCAGGGGGTGCTGCAGTGCTATGCCCATGAAGTCCTGCAGGTGAAGAAAAGCGCCCATGGGTATGCGGTCCATTACCGGAACCCGGAAGGGGAGGGCGATCTGGAGACGAAGGTGCTGTTCAACTGTGCCGGTCTGTACAGCGATGCCATCCCGGAACAGCTGGGCATCGACATCGATGCCGCCGGCTACCGGATCTATCCCTGCAAGGGGGAATACTTCTCCCTGGCGCCGGGCAAGGCCCGGCTGATCCAGCATCTGGTCTATCCGCCGCCGGCACAGAATTTGAAGGGCCTGGGGATCCACATGACCAAGAGCCTGGATGGTATGGGCAAGATGGGTCCCAGTGCGGAATATGTGGACAGCAGGACCGACTACAATGTGGACCCGTCCCATCTGGAACAGTTCTACCAGGCGGCCCACAGCTATCTGCCCTTTGTAGAACGGGAAGACCTGAATCCAGATATGGCCGGGATCCGGCCCAAGACCATGAAACCCGGGGGAAAGTGGACGGATTTTGTCATCACCAATGAAGCCCGGCGGGGCCTGCCCAACCTGATCGATCTGGTGGGCATCGAATCCCCGGGGCTCACAGCCAGCCTGGCCATTGCATCGTATGCAGTGGATCAGGTGAAGGACTGA
- a CDS encoding polysaccharide deacetylase family protein, with product MLKKTMLAALAFCLSLSVPAFAKVESEQARIADLEMTWPVVETKNKKADGLINKDIKSFMDDFRAGFVDRKFTSGRTWYETKYEDNQLVSLVLSDLRSEGNENKVRTRGVVYELDTGSRLPLSAFVRVTVADLNGYLASQCYNSSDVKIHPDKQVTRVPEDFFLNPDGSISILFQTSEVGGLLDGPVYIRLSQSDLRELNARNPRA from the coding sequence ATGTTGAAAAAAACAATGCTGGCGGCTCTGGCCTTTTGCCTGAGCCTTTCCGTACCGGCTTTTGCCAAAGTAGAAAGCGAACAGGCCCGGATCGCCGATCTGGAAATGACCTGGCCCGTGGTGGAAACCAAAAACAAAAAGGCAGACGGCCTGATCAATAAAGACATCAAATCCTTCATGGATGACTTCCGTGCCGGTTTTGTGGATCGGAAATTCACCTCCGGACGCACCTGGTATGAAACCAAATATGAGGACAACCAGCTGGTCTCTCTGGTCCTCAGTGACCTGCGTTCGGAAGGCAATGAAAATAAAGTCAGGACCCGGGGTGTGGTCTATGAACTGGATACCGGTTCCCGGCTGCCCCTGTCTGCCTTTGTGCGGGTGACGGTGGCCGACCTGAACGGCTATCTGGCCAGCCAGTGCTACAACAGCAGTGATGTGAAGATCCATCCGGATAAGCAGGTCACCCGGGTGCCGGAAGACTTTTTCCTGAATCCGGACGGCAGCATCTCCATCCTGTTCCAGACCAGCGAAGTGGGCGGCCTGCTGGATGGCCCGGTGTACATCCGCCTGAGCCAGTCGGATCTTCGGGAACTGAATGCCCGGAACCCCAGAGCCTGA
- a CDS encoding AMP-binding protein, whose protein sequence is MDYAQWVEHWAAVQPAKPFFIEKDCQYTYEAICRQMKAYARQFQGLPRNTLLIVRQDPVEQLIAFLGAETAGWVPVLGHPDLSPAAADQLCRVRQIGWIDDGTLRKGNPEAPVPAPEVCMGVLSSGSTGLPKLMFRTYESWAGFIPAQNRAFQIDRDTLAFVEGSMSFTGNLSVWSSVVYAGGTLLIGTTLHSRLWVETLARYPVTLIYLVPVKLKLLLRYLQQPCRTVRTVMAGSQLLEAGAARQLKSFFPRSQLWLYYGASELDYITWLTYEELLAHPGSVGRPCPGVTVECRDGLIYIDTPYHVEGLAQPCTLGDRGYFDEDGYLIFQGRSGQVVNKGGLTLSCCRVEQALLQTEGIADACVVPVKDEKRGEDLGAAVVLAKDATLQQIRRALREQLLPTEIPGYWKVIDALPLSAVGKVDQRRVEELFMGRKP, encoded by the coding sequence ATGGATTATGCACAGTGGGTGGAGCATTGGGCTGCGGTGCAGCCGGCGAAACCTTTTTTCATTGAAAAAGACTGTCAGTATACCTATGAGGCTATATGCCGACAGATGAAGGCCTATGCCCGACAATTCCAGGGCCTGCCCCGTAACACCCTCCTGATTGTGCGGCAGGATCCGGTGGAGCAGCTGATTGCCTTCCTGGGCGCGGAAACAGCCGGCTGGGTACCGGTACTGGGCCATCCAGATCTGTCTCCTGCTGCAGCGGACCAACTCTGCCGGGTGCGGCAGATCGGCTGGATTGATGATGGCACCCTGCGGAAGGGGAATCCGGAGGCACCCGTACCGGCGCCGGAGGTGTGCATGGGGGTGCTCAGCTCCGGTTCCACCGGCCTGCCCAAGCTGATGTTCCGGACTTATGAAAGCTGGGCCGGGTTCATTCCGGCGCAGAACCGGGCCTTCCAGATCGACAGGGATACCCTGGCTTTTGTGGAAGGCAGTATGAGTTTCACGGGCAATCTGAGTGTGTGGTCCTCGGTGGTATACGCCGGCGGTACCCTGCTCATTGGCACCACTCTTCACAGCCGGCTCTGGGTGGAGACACTGGCCCGGTACCCGGTGACCCTGATCTACCTGGTTCCGGTAAAACTGAAGCTGCTGCTGAGATATCTGCAGCAGCCCTGCCGGACGGTGCGTACGGTGATGGCAGGGTCCCAGCTGCTGGAAGCCGGGGCAGCCCGACAGCTGAAATCCTTCTTTCCCCGGAGCCAGTTGTGGCTGTATTACGGGGCCAGCGAACTGGATTACATCACCTGGCTCACCTATGAAGAGCTGCTGGCCCATCCGGGCAGCGTAGGGCGCCCCTGTCCGGGGGTTACGGTGGAATGCCGGGACGGGCTTATTTACATCGACACTCCCTACCATGTGGAGGGGCTGGCCCAGCCCTGCACCCTGGGGGATCGGGGGTACTTCGATGAGGATGGATACCTGATTTTCCAGGGGCGGTCCGGACAGGTGGTCAACAAAGGCGGGCTTACCCTGAGCTGCTGCCGGGTGGAACAGGCCCTGCTCCAGACGGAAGGAATCGCTGATGCCTGTGTGGTACCGGTGAAGGATGAAAAGCGGGGAGAGGATCTGGGCGCCGCCGTGGTACTGGCCAAAGACGCCACATTGCAGCAGATACGCAGGGCCCTGAGGGAGCAGCTGCTCCCCACGGAAATCCCGGGGTACTGGAAAGTAATCGACGCGTTGCCATTATCGGCCGTGGGGAAGGTGGACCAGCGGAGAGTGGAAGAACTTTTCATGGGCCGCAAGCCATGA
- a CDS encoding LysR family transcriptional regulator — MNQKQLQYFLDCCETKNMQKTADRFFVSRQGVSKMIRDLETELGTPLFHRSQKGLEPTDFAFSLIPHARNLLDEYACITGMNTLAGQKQNVVTLYALDHVLEYLSADFLRDFRKAFPHTILSTVESTDTGALNGLLAQEADFAITTGPIDSTRFTAGPLFYSRFCFRMAADHPLARKEKLTYQDLAGQKIISKGRAYRCFRTHMDEKILGAGIAVDIFAETSDETIALDLIRKEGVISIGYDYMDLLHPAPDIAVRPLDASESGSELYLVTLKNTLPRKSARQFRQFLLDWIPAHGKDQIAWPGAQYSTVSPSSGIS; from the coding sequence ATGAACCAGAAACAGCTACAATATTTTCTCGATTGCTGCGAAACAAAAAACATGCAAAAGACGGCGGACCGGTTTTTTGTCTCCCGTCAGGGCGTCAGCAAAATGATCCGGGACCTGGAAACCGAATTGGGGACACCGCTGTTCCACCGCTCCCAAAAGGGGCTGGAACCTACAGATTTTGCGTTTTCTCTGATTCCCCATGCCCGGAACCTGCTGGACGAATACGCGTGCATCACCGGCATGAACACCCTGGCCGGCCAGAAGCAGAACGTGGTCACCCTGTATGCACTGGACCATGTCCTGGAATACCTGTCTGCGGATTTCCTGCGGGATTTCCGGAAAGCGTTCCCCCATACGATCCTGAGTACGGTGGAAAGTACGGATACAGGAGCGCTCAACGGCCTGCTTGCGCAGGAAGCCGATTTCGCCATCACCACCGGTCCCATCGACAGCACCCGTTTTACCGCTGGCCCTCTGTTCTATTCCCGTTTCTGCTTCCGTATGGCCGCCGATCATCCGCTGGCACGCAAAGAAAAACTGACCTACCAGGATCTGGCAGGTCAGAAAATCATCAGCAAGGGGCGGGCGTACCGCTGTTTCCGCACCCATATGGATGAAAAGATTCTGGGTGCCGGCATCGCCGTGGATATTTTTGCCGAAACGTCGGATGAAACCATCGCTCTGGACCTGATCCGGAAGGAAGGGGTCATCTCCATCGGTTACGACTATATGGATTTGCTGCATCCCGCCCCGGACATCGCCGTCCGTCCCCTGGACGCTTCCGAATCGGGCTCGGAGCTCTATCTGGTCACCTTGAAGAATACCCTGCCCCGGAAAAGCGCCCGCCAGTTCCGGCAATTTCTGCTGGACTGGATCCCAGCCCATGGCAAAGATCAGATTGCCTGGCCAGGAGCTCAATATTCTACAGTCTCCCCGTCTTCCGGCATATCGTAA
- a CDS encoding amidohydrolase family protein: MKIIDAHMHFFRCASFDEDARAAGHENTVENYLKSCKENNVVMSVAMGNAPIWPSFFGGVTPRVPDLAGDFSLTEYNQPKEIAYCAGVESEALNDGNCQQTALEFEQLLKTPQCVGIKIYTGYCQVYAYDPVHFPLYELAEAYDVPVVFHTGDTAGGHGMLKYAHPLTIDEVASQFPRVKFVIAHCGNPWILDAMEVVAKNPNVYVDLSGLLEGKFDGAQFYEKHRDYFRYLRMWLDYVDRYDKVLYGTDWPLINIRSYIDTMKLVVPAEHHQEFFYDNALRVYSKLQALLPQEEETK; encoded by the coding sequence ATGAAGATCATTGATGCCCATATGCATTTCTTCCGCTGTGCGTCGTTTGACGAAGATGCCAGGGCCGCAGGCCATGAAAATACGGTGGAGAACTATCTGAAGTCCTGTAAGGAAAACAATGTGGTCATGAGCGTGGCCATGGGGAATGCACCGATCTGGCCGTCGTTTTTTGGGGGTGTGACCCCCCGGGTACCGGATCTGGCCGGGGATTTTTCCCTGACGGAATACAACCAGCCCAAAGAGATCGCATATTGCGCCGGGGTGGAAAGCGAAGCCCTGAATGACGGAAACTGCCAGCAGACGGCCCTGGAATTCGAACAGCTGCTGAAGACACCCCAGTGCGTGGGCATTAAGATCTACACCGGGTACTGTCAGGTGTATGCCTATGACCCGGTCCATTTTCCCTTGTATGAACTGGCGGAAGCCTACGATGTACCGGTGGTATTCCATACGGGGGATACGGCCGGGGGCCATGGGATGCTGAAATATGCCCATCCCCTGACCATCGACGAGGTGGCCAGCCAGTTCCCCCGGGTGAAGTTCGTCATCGCCCACTGCGGCAATCCCTGGATCCTGGACGCCATGGAAGTGGTGGCCAAGAACCCCAATGTGTATGTGGATCTGTCGGGCCTTCTGGAAGGCAAGTTCGACGGGGCCCAGTTCTATGAGAAACATCGGGACTATTTCCGCTACCTGCGCATGTGGCTGGATTATGTGGACCGGTACGACAAAGTGCTGTATGGCACCGACTGGCCCCTGATCAACATCCGCAGCTATATCGATACCATGAAGCTGGTGGTGCCGGCAGAACACCATCAGGAATTCTTCTATGACAATGCCCTGCGGGTGTACAGCAAACTGCAGGCGCTGCTGCCCCAAGAGGAGGAAACCAAATGA
- a CDS encoding MBL fold metallo-hydrolase, whose amino-acid sequence MKIEQIRNATNKIQFGDKTFLLDPWLAPQYGIGTVATIPGHPFTVPDPVKEQIPMPLFGLPESVESILAGVDAYILTHIHPDHIDMDMAQGTIGAPLDHSLPIFTQDEADAAVLRKSGFTDVRLLTAEGVSFGNVTLHRAPARHGLVKASCEACGVVFEAAGEKKLYVTGDTVWYQGVQDTLLQYKPDVVTLNACAAELVGFGRLIMDDEDVDCVHQTLPEAKLFLTHFDNVAHASITRMEMRGRLQKRGITDYDMPEDGETVEY is encoded by the coding sequence AAATCGAACAGATCCGCAACGCAACCAATAAGATCCAATTCGGGGACAAAACATTCCTGCTTGACCCCTGGCTGGCGCCGCAGTATGGCATTGGCACGGTTGCTACCATTCCCGGCCATCCGTTTACGGTGCCGGATCCGGTGAAGGAGCAGATCCCTATGCCGTTATTCGGTCTGCCGGAATCAGTGGAATCCATCCTGGCCGGCGTGGACGCCTATATCCTGACCCATATCCATCCCGATCACATCGACATGGATATGGCCCAGGGGACCATCGGTGCTCCTCTGGACCACAGTCTGCCGATCTTCACCCAGGATGAAGCCGATGCGGCGGTCCTGCGGAAATCCGGCTTTACGGATGTCCGTCTGCTGACGGCAGAAGGCGTCTCTTTCGGGAACGTGACGCTGCATCGCGCTCCGGCCCGTCACGGTCTGGTCAAGGCATCCTGTGAAGCCTGCGGGGTGGTTTTCGAGGCAGCCGGCGAAAAGAAACTGTACGTTACCGGGGATACGGTCTGGTATCAGGGCGTCCAGGATACGCTGCTCCAATACAAGCCCGATGTGGTGACGCTGAACGCTTGTGCTGCGGAACTGGTGGGCTTCGGCCGTCTGATCATGGATGACGAAGATGTGGATTGCGTCCACCAGACTCTGCCGGAAGCGAAGCTCTTCCTCACGCACTTTGACAATGTAGCCCATGCTTCCATTACCCGTATGGAAATGCGCGGCCGTCTGCAGAAGCGGGGCATCACCGATTACGATATGCCGGAAGACGGGGAGACTGTAGAATATTGA
- a CDS encoding lipase family protein, whose amino-acid sequence MGLGKALPKGYRFRQGLLLVLLAVPRLCLGAGADQPVKRASMTAMAAAVCAGSYSPDSSLESRYLADYGWKITPYTVKDGDTEVHFTLARSDRPLHGKNWTVLALRGSASKKDWQLNLKTRKVTFPGGKPLADNKETSGPAVHQGFLRYARAVLSQPVDVDGDGRPEDLVAFYQSHPKEKLLLTGHSLGGAGATLLGSELVERGVDPSQLPVITFGAPAVGNGAFARQVGSRLQLERVVTSLDPVPGALQTFYKGYEQFGRQKEYALSGTYTDYQHPISYYLDLAVKDYYAEREQAEKNGIWQPVPLEKREGKGPLVALVLISQDHGADTRYSPDLGKFLLDEYRSLLPRYVVLDYQHRAEGNAPWPQEELRQKARQAGADLLVVTQIDRQRVGQTDKWSIQLAQDIVGLHPGGIRVVGAGSTRVRFQQGILQSTLSLWEEQKKILQKVLPEESRQEPLWIFLREEGNANEDH is encoded by the coding sequence ATGGGTTTGGGCAAGGCTCTCCCAAAGGGGTACAGGTTCCGGCAGGGCCTGCTCCTGGTCTTACTGGCAGTGCCCCGTTTGTGTCTGGGGGCCGGAGCGGACCAGCCTGTGAAACGGGCTTCCATGACGGCTATGGCTGCCGCGGTCTGTGCCGGCAGCTACAGTCCGGACAGCAGCCTGGAAAGCCGGTATCTGGCCGATTACGGCTGGAAGATAACTCCCTATACGGTGAAGGACGGGGATACAGAAGTCCATTTTACCCTGGCCCGCAGTGACCGGCCTCTCCATGGGAAGAACTGGACGGTGCTGGCCCTGCGGGGCAGTGCCTCCAAAAAGGACTGGCAGCTGAACCTGAAGACCCGGAAGGTCACTTTCCCCGGGGGAAAGCCCCTGGCGGACAACAAAGAGACCTCAGGACCGGCGGTCCACCAGGGATTTCTCCGGTATGCCCGGGCGGTCCTTTCCCAGCCAGTGGATGTAGACGGGGACGGAAGACCGGAGGACCTGGTGGCCTTTTATCAAAGCCATCCCAAAGAAAAACTGCTGCTCACCGGCCACAGCCTGGGCGGGGCCGGTGCAACCCTGCTGGGCAGCGAACTGGTGGAGCGGGGAGTAGATCCATCCCAGCTGCCTGTGATCACCTTCGGGGCTCCGGCTGTGGGAAACGGAGCCTTTGCCCGGCAGGTGGGCAGCCGGCTGCAGCTGGAACGGGTGGTCACTTCCCTGGATCCGGTACCCGGCGCGCTCCAGACCTTCTACAAAGGGTACGAACAGTTCGGCCGGCAAAAGGAATACGCGCTTTCCGGAACCTACACCGATTACCAGCACCCCATCTCCTATTATCTGGATCTGGCGGTGAAGGATTATTATGCAGAACGGGAACAGGCAGAGAAAAACGGGATCTGGCAGCCGGTGCCCTTGGAAAAACGGGAAGGCAAGGGTCCGCTGGTGGCCCTGGTGCTGATCAGTCAGGACCATGGGGCCGATACCCGGTATTCCCCGGACCTGGGGAAATTCCTGCTGGATGAATACCGCAGCCTGCTGCCCCGGTATGTGGTATTGGACTACCAGCATCGGGCGGAGGGCAATGCACCCTGGCCTCAGGAGGAGCTAAGGCAGAAGGCCCGGCAGGCCGGCGCCGACCTGCTGGTGGTGACGCAGATCGACCGGCAACGGGTGGGGCAGACGGACAAATGGTCCATTCAGCTGGCCCAGGATATAGTGGGGCTCCATCCCGGTGGTATCCGTGTGGTGGGCGCCGGCAGTACCCGAGTGCGGTTCCAGCAGGGAATCCTGCAGAGCACCCTGTCCCTGTGGGAGGAACAGAAAAAGATTCTGCAGAAGGTGCTGCCGGAGGAGAGCCGACAGGAGCCTTTATGGATATTTTTACGAGAAGAGGGGAACGCAAATGAAGATCATTGA